A part of Deltaproteobacteria bacterium genomic DNA contains:
- a CDS encoding CoA transferase, giving the protein MDSSTQWPLAGLHVLDLSTEIAGPYCTKMLVDAGADVIKIELPTGDPLRRWTASATPLAGGEDGALFQHLNASKRSLVADITTSAGRQTILDLAATVAVVVENFAPGTLDRHGLTLAALQARNPALSLVSISPWGNSGPWARRPATEFTLQAATGSTENRGPSDRVPVAAGGRVGEWAAGTFAAVGAVCAWLCARRTGKGQHVDLSLFEAMLVALTYYHDLSGQWREGPLPRGVEVPSIEPAKDGWVGFCTITSQQWKDFCILIEQPELAADERYLVGWTRSAELAYLRRLIHQWTRAHSVDEIIARASALRIPVAPLGNGQNIPEMDHFVARGVFSTGPGGFLRPRPPYRLADSPQRPFGRSPQLGEHSAEVMEEAHRLAPSTNPQAAIPNLKSALPLAGLRVIDLTTFWAGPFAACFLADMGADVVKVESIQRPDGMRFAGAVQKEQLWEWSPVFAGANPGKRDITLNLTTEEGLALLHRLIRQADVVMDNFSVRVLEHFGLTWETVQRLNPAAVMVRMPAFGLEGPWRDRTGFAMTVEQVSGMAWITGYDDMPLVVRGACDPVGGMNAVFALLLALEQRRQTGRGQLVEVPLVEGALNLAAEQVIEYSAYGQLLQRAGNRGPAAAPQGVYRCAGNDEYIALAVANDAQWAGLCRVMERAQWACDASLATAAGRRAAHDAFDEEIGRWLSTQARDAVVERLVAAGVPAQALVNPHFVMPNPQLEARGFFQVMEHPVTGVTRYPGQPMAFSALPRGLHRLPPPTLGQHNDEILGGQLGLSAAELQDLRARKIIGERPAFM; this is encoded by the coding sequence ATGGATTCCAGCACGCAGTGGCCACTGGCGGGATTACACGTCCTCGATCTGTCGACCGAGATTGCCGGGCCCTACTGCACCAAGATGCTGGTTGACGCCGGCGCTGACGTAATCAAGATCGAGCTGCCCACGGGTGATCCGCTGCGGCGCTGGACGGCGTCGGCGACGCCGCTGGCCGGCGGCGAGGACGGCGCGCTCTTCCAGCACCTCAACGCCTCCAAGCGCAGCCTGGTTGCCGATATCACCACAAGCGCCGGGCGCCAGACCATACTCGACCTTGCTGCCACGGTCGCGGTGGTGGTGGAGAACTTCGCGCCGGGAACTCTGGACCGCCATGGGCTGACGCTGGCAGCGCTGCAGGCGCGCAATCCGGCGTTGTCGCTGGTCTCGATCTCACCCTGGGGCAACAGCGGCCCGTGGGCTCGCCGCCCGGCGACCGAGTTCACCTTGCAGGCAGCCACCGGCAGCACCGAGAATCGCGGGCCGAGCGACCGGGTGCCGGTCGCTGCCGGCGGGCGCGTGGGCGAATGGGCTGCCGGCACCTTCGCCGCGGTCGGCGCCGTCTGTGCTTGGCTTTGCGCGCGCCGGACGGGCAAGGGGCAGCACGTCGATCTGTCGCTGTTCGAGGCCATGCTGGTGGCGCTGACCTATTACCACGACCTCAGCGGCCAATGGCGCGAGGGCCCGCTGCCGCGCGGTGTCGAGGTGCCATCGATCGAGCCGGCCAAAGACGGCTGGGTCGGCTTCTGCACCATCACCAGCCAGCAGTGGAAGGATTTCTGTATTCTGATCGAGCAGCCCGAGCTGGCGGCGGATGAGCGCTACCTCGTCGGCTGGACGCGCAGCGCGGAGTTGGCCTACCTGCGGCGGCTGATTCACCAGTGGACGCGTGCGCACTCGGTGGATGAGATCATCGCGCGTGCCAGTGCCCTGCGGATTCCGGTCGCTCCGCTCGGCAACGGCCAGAACATCCCCGAAATGGATCACTTCGTGGCGCGCGGTGTTTTCAGCACCGGCCCCGGCGGGTTCCTGCGGCCGCGCCCGCCCTACCGGCTCGCGGACTCGCCCCAGCGGCCCTTTGGGCGCTCGCCCCAGCTGGGCGAGCACAGCGCCGAAGTGATGGAAGAAGCTCACCGACTGGCGCCTTCCACCAATCCGCAAGCCGCAATCCCAAATCTAAAATCGGCGCTGCCGTTGGCCGGGTTGCGGGTGATAGATCTGACGACTTTCTGGGCCGGACCGTTTGCCGCCTGCTTCCTGGCGGACATGGGCGCCGACGTGGTCAAGGTCGAGTCGATCCAGCGTCCCGACGGCATGCGCTTCGCCGGTGCCGTGCAGAAGGAGCAACTATGGGAGTGGTCGCCGGTGTTCGCCGGCGCCAACCCCGGCAAGCGCGACATCACGCTGAACCTAACCACCGAAGAAGGGCTGGCGTTGCTCCACCGCCTCATCCGCCAGGCGGACGTGGTTATGGACAACTTCTCCGTGCGGGTACTGGAGCACTTCGGGCTGACGTGGGAGACGGTGCAGCGGCTGAACCCTGCCGCGGTCATGGTGCGCATGCCGGCTTTTGGGCTCGAAGGGCCGTGGCGCGATCGTACCGGCTTTGCCATGACCGTAGAGCAAGTGAGCGGCATGGCCTGGATCACCGGCTACGACGACATGCCGCTAGTGGTACGCGGCGCCTGTGATCCGGTCGGCGGCATGAACGCGGTGTTTGCCCTGCTGCTGGCGCTGGAACAGCGGCGGCAAACGGGCAGGGGGCAGCTCGTCGAGGTTCCGCTGGTGGAGGGAGCGTTGAACCTCGCCGCCGAGCAAGTGATCGAGTATTCGGCGTACGGGCAGCTGCTCCAGCGTGCCGGCAACCGTGGCCCCGCCGCGGCACCGCAGGGCGTGTACCGCTGCGCCGGCAATGACGAGTATATCGCGCTGGCGGTAGCCAACGATGCGCAGTGGGCCGGGCTCTGTCGGGTCATGGAGCGAGCGCAATGGGCGTGCGATGCCAGCCTGGCCACCGCCGCAGGCCGCCGTGCAGCCCACGATGCGTTCGACGAGGAGATCGGGCGCTGGCTCTCGACTCAGGCGCGCGATGCCGTGGTCGAGCGGCTCGTCGCCGCCGGTGTGCCGGCGCAAGCGCTGGTGAATCCGCACTTCGTGATGCCCAACCCGCAGCTCGAAGCCCGGGGCTTCTTCCAAGTCATGGAACACCCGGTGACGGGCGTTACGCGCTACCCCGGACAGCCGATGGCGTTCTCGGCGCTGCCGCGCGGCTTGCACCGCCTGCCCCCGCCCACGCTCGGCCAGCACAACGACGAAATCCTCGGCGGCCAGCTCGGGCTCTCCGCCGCTGAGCTGCAAGACCTACGCGCGCGCAAGATCATCGGCGAGCGCCCAGCCTTCATGTAA